In one window of Rhodopseudomonas palustris HaA2 DNA:
- a CDS encoding aldehyde dehydrogenase family protein, producing MVNRMQFYIDGAWVDPVAPKSTPVVNPATEDAMYEVALGSKADVDKAVVAAKRAFETFSQTSREERIALLEKIIAIYKGRMKEIGAAVSDEMGAPLPMAEKMQAGAGLGHIMSTLDVLKNYQFEEPMGSAVIVREPIGVIGMITPWNWPLNQIACKVAPALAAGCTMILKPSEFTPTSALIFAEILHEAGVPKGVFNLVNGLGPEVGAAMSEHPDIDMISFTGSTRAGIDVAQRAAPTVKRVSQELGGKSPNVILDDADLTKAVTGGVMHMFNNSGQSCNAPSRMIVPLSKMKEVAAIAKGVAEKTKAGDPRGEGTTIGPVVNRGQWDKIQTLINKGIEEGATLVAGGPGLPEGVNKGFYVRPTVFADVTDNMTIAREEIFGPVLVIMGAKDEDEAVKLANDTPYGLAGYVSAGSVERARKVGRQIRAGNVNLQGVPNERTAPFGGYKQSGNGREWGKFGLEEYLEVKAIAGFNAA from the coding sequence ATGGTCAACCGCATGCAATTCTACATCGACGGCGCCTGGGTCGATCCCGTCGCTCCCAAGTCGACGCCGGTGGTCAATCCGGCGACCGAGGACGCGATGTACGAAGTTGCACTCGGCTCCAAGGCCGACGTCGACAAGGCGGTCGTCGCCGCCAAGCGCGCGTTCGAAACCTTCTCCCAGACCAGCCGCGAGGAGCGCATCGCGCTGCTCGAAAAAATCATCGCGATCTACAAGGGCCGCATGAAGGAGATCGGCGCCGCCGTCTCCGATGAGATGGGCGCGCCGCTGCCGATGGCGGAGAAGATGCAGGCCGGCGCCGGCCTCGGCCACATCATGTCGACGCTCGACGTGCTGAAGAATTATCAGTTCGAGGAGCCGATGGGCTCGGCGGTGATCGTGCGCGAGCCGATCGGCGTCATCGGCATGATCACGCCGTGGAATTGGCCGCTGAACCAGATCGCCTGCAAGGTCGCGCCCGCGCTCGCCGCTGGCTGCACCATGATCCTGAAGCCCTCCGAATTCACACCGACCTCGGCGCTGATCTTCGCCGAGATCCTGCATGAAGCCGGCGTGCCGAAGGGCGTGTTCAATCTCGTCAATGGCCTCGGCCCGGAGGTCGGCGCGGCGATGAGCGAACATCCGGACATCGACATGATTTCGTTCACCGGCTCGACCCGCGCCGGCATCGACGTCGCGCAGCGCGCGGCGCCGACCGTGAAGCGCGTCAGCCAGGAGCTCGGCGGCAAGTCGCCGAACGTCATCCTCGACGACGCCGACCTCACCAAGGCGGTGACCGGCGGCGTGATGCACATGTTCAACAACTCCGGCCAGTCCTGCAACGCGCCGAGCCGGATGATCGTGCCGCTGTCGAAGATGAAGGAGGTCGCGGCGATCGCCAAGGGCGTCGCCGAAAAGACCAAGGCGGGCGATCCGCGCGGCGAGGGCACCACGATCGGCCCGGTGGTCAATCGCGGCCAGTGGGACAAGATCCAGACGCTGATCAACAAGGGCATCGAGGAAGGCGCGACGCTGGTCGCCGGCGGACCCGGTCTGCCCGAAGGCGTCAACAAGGGCTTCTACGTCCGCCCGACGGTGTTCGCCGACGTCACCGACAACATGACCATCGCCCGCGAGGAGATCTTCGGGCCGGTGCTGGTGATCATGGGCGCCAAGGACGAGGACGAGGCGGTCAAGCTCGCCAACGACACGCCCTATGGTCTCGCCGGCTACGTCTCGGCCGGTTCGGTCGAGCGTGCGCGCAAGGTCGGCCGCCAGATCCGCGCCGGCAACGTCAATCTGCAGGGCGTGCCGAACGAACGCACCGCGCCGTTCGGCGGCTACAAGCAGTCCGGCAACGGCCGCGAGTGGGGCAAGTTCGGCCTCGAGGAATATCTCGAGGTCAAGGCGATCGCCGGCTTCAACGCCGCGTAA
- a CDS encoding transketolase, with protein MPQRRLRLDMLTALSRKVLWLSTWTIHHANHIRPNADGLKVGGHQASSASLATIMSALYFSVLRPEDRVAVKPHASPIFHAIQYLFGRQSRARLENFRGFKGAQSYPSRTKDADDVDFSTGSVGLGVAQTLFASLVQDYVKSHGWMKDRREGRMIALVGDAEMDEGNIFEALLEGWKHGLRNTWWVVDYNRQSLDAVVREGLWEKFESMFRNFGWDVVIVKYGRLMQQAFAEPGGEALRRWIDNCPNQMYAALCFQGGAAFRKRLLDEIGDQAEVSRLIDARNDHELLALMSNLGGHDMASMLEAFEQIDHDRPVCFIAYTIKGVGLPFQGHKDNHAGLMTPAQIETYRTAQNVRPGHEWDRFEGLTQDAAALDAFLKTAPINTGGERRLSAPVLEVPQQLAFKPAPEMSTQQGFGLILNELARGETELASRIVTASPDVTVSTNLGAWVNRRGLFARAEKADLFRSEKIPTTFNWDFSPKGQHIELGIAEMNLFILMSALGLSHSINGERLLPIATLYDPFIQRGLDALNYACYQDARFMVVATPSGITLAPEGGAHQSIATPLIGIAQDGLASFEPAFVDELAVIMRWGFEHMQRDDVEGGDSADGMRAGGSVYLRLSTRTIEQPQRMMTPDLQKSIVDGAYWLRRPGPNCELVIATTGAVAPEAIEAVGLLGDSRRDVGLLAITSADRLHAGWTAARRLRRAHRGSRRASHIETLLAPLPRSCGIVTVLDGHPATLGWIGAVCGHRMEALGVEHFGQTGNIADLYRHYGIDANAIIDAAESLIAGAPVLHRKMAV; from the coding sequence ATGCCGCAGCGCCGACTACGTCTCGACATGCTGACTGCGCTGTCGCGCAAGGTGCTGTGGCTGTCGACCTGGACGATCCACCACGCCAACCACATCCGTCCCAACGCCGACGGGCTGAAGGTCGGCGGCCATCAGGCCTCGTCGGCGTCGCTCGCGACCATCATGTCGGCGCTGTATTTCTCGGTGCTGCGGCCGGAGGACCGCGTCGCGGTCAAGCCGCATGCCAGCCCGATTTTTCACGCCATCCAGTATCTGTTCGGGCGGCAGAGCCGCGCCCGGCTGGAGAATTTCCGCGGCTTCAAGGGCGCGCAATCCTATCCGTCGCGGACCAAGGATGCCGACGACGTCGATTTTTCGACCGGCTCGGTCGGGCTCGGCGTGGCGCAAACGTTGTTCGCCTCGCTGGTGCAGGACTACGTCAAGTCGCACGGCTGGATGAAGGACCGTCGAGAAGGCCGGATGATCGCGCTGGTCGGCGATGCCGAGATGGACGAGGGCAACATCTTCGAGGCGTTGCTCGAAGGCTGGAAGCACGGCCTGCGCAACACCTGGTGGGTGGTCGACTACAATCGCCAGAGCCTCGACGCGGTGGTGCGAGAGGGGTTGTGGGAGAAATTCGAGTCGATGTTCCGCAATTTCGGCTGGGACGTCGTCATCGTGAAATACGGCCGGCTGATGCAGCAGGCGTTCGCCGAGCCCGGTGGCGAGGCGCTGCGGCGCTGGATCGATAACTGCCCCAACCAGATGTACGCGGCGCTGTGCTTTCAGGGCGGCGCGGCGTTCCGCAAGCGGTTGCTCGACGAGATCGGCGACCAGGCCGAGGTGTCGCGGCTGATCGATGCGCGCAACGACCACGAGTTGTTGGCGCTGATGTCCAATCTCGGCGGCCACGATATGGCCAGCATGCTCGAGGCATTCGAACAGATCGATCACGACCGCCCGGTCTGCTTCATCGCCTACACGATCAAGGGCGTCGGCCTGCCGTTCCAGGGCCACAAGGACAATCACGCCGGCCTGATGACGCCGGCGCAGATCGAGACCTATCGCACGGCGCAGAACGTCCGGCCCGGCCACGAATGGGATCGGTTCGAGGGGCTGACGCAGGATGCGGCCGCGCTGGATGCGTTTCTGAAGACGGCCCCGATCAATACCGGTGGCGAGCGCCGGCTGAGCGCGCCGGTGCTCGAGGTGCCGCAACAACTGGCATTCAAGCCCGCGCCGGAGATGTCGACGCAGCAGGGCTTCGGCCTGATCCTCAACGAACTGGCGCGCGGCGAGACCGAATTGGCCTCGCGCATCGTCACCGCATCGCCGGACGTCACCGTCTCGACCAATCTCGGCGCCTGGGTCAACCGCCGCGGCCTGTTCGCCCGCGCCGAAAAGGCGGACCTGTTCCGCAGCGAGAAAATCCCGACCACGTTCAACTGGGACTTTTCGCCGAAGGGCCAGCACATCGAACTCGGCATCGCCGAGATGAACCTGTTCATCCTGATGTCGGCGCTGGGGCTGTCGCACAGCATCAATGGCGAGCGACTGCTGCCGATCGCCACGCTGTACGACCCGTTCATCCAGCGCGGCCTCGATGCGCTGAACTATGCCTGCTATCAGGATGCCCGTTTCATGGTGGTGGCGACGCCGTCGGGCATCACGCTGGCGCCGGAAGGCGGCGCGCATCAGTCGATCGCGACGCCACTGATCGGTATCGCGCAGGACGGGCTGGCGTCGTTCGAGCCGGCCTTTGTCGACGAACTTGCCGTCATCATGCGCTGGGGCTTCGAGCACATGCAGCGCGACGACGTCGAGGGCGGCGATTCCGCGGACGGCATGCGCGCCGGCGGCTCGGTCTACTTGCGGCTGTCGACGCGGACCATCGAGCAGCCGCAGCGGATGATGACCCCCGATTTGCAGAAGTCGATCGTCGACGGCGCGTATTGGCTGCGTCGACCGGGGCCGAATTGCGAACTGGTGATCGCCACCACCGGCGCGGTCGCGCCCGAAGCAATCGAAGCGGTCGGCTTGCTCGGCGACAGTCGCCGCGATGTCGGGCTGCTGGCGATCACTTCCGCCGATCGGTTGCACGCGGGCTGGACCGCCGCGCGCCGGTTGCGCCGCGCGCATCGCGGGTCGCGCCGCGCGAGTCACATCGAGACGCTGCTGGCGCCGCTGCCGCGCAGTTGCGGCATCGTCACGGTGCTCGACGGTCACCCGGCGACGCTGGGCTGGATCGGGGCGGTCTGCGGCCATCGCATGGAAGCGCTCGGCGTCGAGCATTTCGGCCAAACCGGCAACATCGCCGACCTGTATCGGCACTACGGCATCGACGCCAACGCGATCATCGACGCGGCCGAGAGCCTCATCGCCGGCGCGCCGGTGTTGCACCGGAAGATGGCGGTGTAG
- a CDS encoding putative bifunctional diguanylate cyclase/phosphodiesterase yields MAAAGALRFTRISSGRVRRGWVIAACVAAGCCLASALTVGLLLAVPSEPVVRDVALAIVIVTILGMTVTVAMAVWSGAKGTNNVRSALAERVMVLDAIVQKDSHGFCLFSPDGRLEAWNEAFLDIYAIPPGQPLAGATLAELVEILRVCGNQLTDIEQLSEIKAASAGGGPSEIVVELSDGRHIRLEFRPLPNGGWIAKQADVTDYKMAEQRFAYVTLHDIATGLPNRAAFNQRIGQSLAVARERHASFAVIRLGIDRFKEINDVFGQSVGDAVLAKMAALLTETCHWGFLARPGGDEFSIVTQPDQAADALQEICSQVLRLCDVEFDIDGHAIRVGSTAGVSIYPRDGDDAETLIAHADVALYRAKNERRGSVCVFEPAMDLQIREKRALQRELALALQNDEFELHYQPQATTKGEIVGFEALLRWRHPVRGMVSPAAFIPLAEETGLIGAIDEWVLRSACREAASWPKPLAIAVNLSPLDFGRLDVPALILQVLLETGLDPKRLEVEITEGVLIDDFSGAIGILRRIKNCGVRVAMDDFGAGYSSLSYLQSFPFDKIKIDQAFTRKLEINPDSAAIVEAILSLAHRLNLPVIAEGVETESQLAFLASVGCGEVQGYLIGKPGPIAQYRHLTGGATPEPQLAQAG; encoded by the coding sequence ATGGCTGCGGCCGGAGCGCTGCGCTTCACCCGGATCAGTTCGGGGCGGGTGCGTAGAGGCTGGGTGATCGCGGCGTGCGTCGCGGCGGGCTGCTGCCTTGCAAGCGCCCTGACCGTTGGGCTGCTGTTGGCCGTTCCCTCCGAGCCAGTTGTTCGCGATGTCGCGCTGGCGATCGTCATCGTGACGATCCTCGGGATGACGGTGACCGTCGCCATGGCCGTGTGGTCCGGCGCGAAGGGGACTAACAACGTCCGCAGCGCCCTTGCCGAACGCGTCATGGTGCTCGACGCCATAGTGCAGAAAGACTCGCACGGTTTTTGCCTGTTCAGTCCCGATGGGCGGCTGGAGGCGTGGAACGAGGCCTTTCTCGACATCTATGCCATCCCTCCCGGCCAGCCGCTCGCCGGCGCCACGCTGGCCGAACTGGTCGAGATCCTCCGCGTCTGCGGCAATCAGCTCACGGATATCGAACAACTGTCGGAGATCAAAGCCGCGAGCGCCGGCGGTGGACCATCCGAAATAGTCGTCGAGCTAAGCGATGGCCGCCATATCAGGCTCGAATTTCGGCCGTTGCCGAACGGCGGCTGGATCGCCAAGCAGGCCGACGTCACCGACTACAAGATGGCCGAACAGCGTTTCGCCTATGTCACGCTGCACGATATCGCCACCGGTCTCCCCAATCGCGCGGCATTCAATCAGCGGATCGGGCAGAGTCTGGCGGTCGCCCGCGAGCGGCACGCGAGTTTCGCTGTGATCCGGCTCGGAATCGACCGGTTCAAGGAGATCAACGATGTCTTCGGCCAGTCGGTCGGCGACGCCGTGCTCGCCAAGATGGCGGCGCTGCTGACCGAGACATGCCACTGGGGCTTTCTGGCGCGGCCGGGTGGTGACGAGTTCTCGATCGTGACGCAACCGGATCAGGCCGCCGATGCCTTGCAGGAGATCTGCAGCCAGGTCTTGCGACTTTGCGACGTCGAGTTCGACATCGATGGCCATGCGATCCGGGTCGGGTCGACCGCGGGCGTCAGCATCTATCCCCGCGACGGCGACGACGCGGAGACCCTGATCGCGCATGCCGACGTCGCGCTGTATCGAGCGAAGAACGAACGGCGCGGCAGCGTCTGCGTGTTCGAGCCGGCGATGGACCTGCAGATTCGCGAGAAGCGCGCCTTGCAGCGCGAACTTGCATTGGCGTTGCAGAACGACGAGTTCGAGCTTCACTACCAGCCCCAGGCGACCACCAAGGGCGAGATCGTCGGCTTCGAGGCGCTGCTGCGCTGGCGCCATCCGGTCCGCGGCATGGTGTCGCCCGCGGCCTTCATTCCGCTCGCGGAAGAAACCGGGCTGATCGGAGCGATCGACGAATGGGTGCTCCGCAGCGCCTGCCGCGAAGCCGCCTCCTGGCCGAAACCGCTGGCCATCGCGGTCAACCTCTCGCCGCTCGATTTCGGGCGGCTCGATGTGCCGGCGTTGATCCTGCAGGTGCTGCTCGAAACCGGCCTCGACCCGAAGCGACTCGAGGTCGAGATTACCGAGGGCGTGCTGATCGACGACTTCAGTGGCGCCATCGGGATCCTCCGGCGGATCAAGAATTGCGGCGTTCGCGTCGCGATGGACGATTTCGGGGCCGGCTATTCGTCGCTGTCTTATCTGCAGTCGTTTCCGTTCGACAAGATCAAGATCGATCAAGCATTCACGCGCAAACTCGAGATCAACCCCGATTCCGCGGCGATCGTCGAGGCGATCCTGAGCCTCGCGCATCGTCTGAATCTGCCGGTGATTGCCGAAGGCGTCGAGACCGAGAGCCAACTGGCATTTCTGGCCAGCGTCGGCTGCGGCGAGGTGCAGGGCTATCTGATCGGCAAACCTGGCCCGATTGCGCAATATCGTCATCTGACGGGCGGCGCCACGCCCGAGCCGCAGCTCGCTCAGGCCGGCTGA
- a CDS encoding aldo/keto reductase, giving the protein MSGDTRKFGRGGPEIAPIGQGTWYIDRGDRTAAIAALRRGLDLGMTHIDTAEMYGDAEPLVAEAIDGRRDQVFLVSKVLPSNASRRGTVAACERSLKRLKTDRLDCYLLHWRGQYRLAETVAAFEELVAAGKIRSWGVSNFDVGDLWELLKVAGPDRIACNQVLYHLRERAIEHAVIPWCEAHGVAVTAYSPFGHDEFPLPRSTEGRLLQSIAEAHGATPRQVALAFLTRRPSLFAIPKAADPAHAADNAAAGSLRLSDDEIAAIDQACPLGPEPASLPML; this is encoded by the coding sequence TTGAGTGGGGACACGCGCAAATTCGGCCGGGGCGGGCCGGAGATTGCGCCGATCGGACAGGGCACCTGGTACATCGACCGGGGTGACCGGACGGCGGCGATCGCCGCGCTGCGGCGCGGCCTCGACCTCGGCATGACGCATATCGACACCGCCGAGATGTACGGCGATGCCGAGCCGCTGGTGGCGGAGGCCATCGACGGCCGGCGGGACCAGGTGTTCCTGGTCTCGAAGGTGCTGCCGAGCAATGCCTCGCGGCGCGGCACCGTCGCCGCTTGCGAGCGCTCGCTGAAGCGGCTGAAGACCGACCGGCTCGACTGCTATCTGCTGCATTGGCGCGGGCAATATCGGCTGGCGGAAACCGTGGCGGCGTTCGAGGAACTGGTCGCCGCCGGCAAGATCCGGTCATGGGGCGTCAGCAATTTCGACGTCGGCGATCTGTGGGAACTGCTCAAGGTCGCGGGGCCGGACAGGATCGCCTGCAATCAGGTGCTGTATCATCTGCGCGAGCGCGCGATCGAGCATGCGGTGATCCCGTGGTGCGAGGCGCACGGCGTTGCGGTCACCGCCTATTCACCATTCGGTCATGACGAGTTTCCCCTGCCGCGCAGCACGGAGGGGCGGCTGCTGCAGTCGATCGCCGAGGCCCATGGCGCCACGCCACGGCAGGTGGCGCTGGCGTTTCTGACCCGGCGGCCGTCATTGTTCGCGATCCCGAAGGCTGCCGACCCGGCGCATGCGGCCGACAATGCCGCGGCCGGATCGCTGCGGCTCTCCGATGACGAGATCGCGGCGATCGACCAGGCCTGTCCGCTCGGGCCCGAACCGGCCAGCCTGCCGATGCTGTGA
- a CDS encoding Lrp/AsnC family transcriptional regulator, which produces MPDLDAIDRKILASLQADGRITMQELADKVGLSVSPCHRRVKLLESRGVITRYTAQVDQKAIGLHVSVFISIKLTRQKEEDLARFARAISKWDEVLECYLMTGNRDYLLRVVAADLAAYESFLKTKLTRLDGIASIESSFALSQVKYSIALPV; this is translated from the coding sequence ATGCCGGATCTCGACGCGATCGATCGCAAGATACTCGCCAGCCTGCAGGCGGACGGCCGCATCACCATGCAGGAACTCGCCGACAAGGTCGGACTGTCGGTGTCACCCTGTCATCGCCGGGTGAAGCTGCTGGAGAGCCGCGGCGTGATCACGCGCTACACCGCGCAGGTCGACCAGAAGGCGATCGGGCTGCATGTCAGCGTGTTCATCTCGATCAAGCTGACGCGGCAGAAGGAGGAAGACCTCGCCCGCTTCGCGCGGGCGATCTCGAAGTGGGACGAAGTGCTGGAATGCTATCTGATGACCGGCAACCGCGACTACCTGCTGCGCGTCGTCGCCGCCGATCTCGCCGCCTATGAATCGTTCCTGAAGACCAAGCTGACGCGGCTCGACGGCATCGCCTCGATCGAGTCGAGCTTTGCGCTCAGTCAGGTGAAATATTCGATCGCGCTGCCGGTGTAA
- a CDS encoding intradiol ring-cleavage dioxygenase — protein MPQFDETELTEAVVASFDDTPDPRLKHLMRELVRSLHDYVRRTGLTFEEWQKTIDFLTRTGQKCTPSRQEFILLSDVLGVSMLVDAVNHRERGGATETTVLGPFYVGEHKPMPHGADIAEGVEGERMYVQSRVTDLSGNPLAGVPVDVWHADDDGFYDSQKQSYAEEGPSLRARFVTDGDGRIAFRTILPCSYPIPIDGPVGELILASQRHPMRPAHVHFLVDAPGYEPLITHVFIEGDKYLESDAVFGVKDDLISTIELRDDAVMPDGRAASGPWHLMTYEFRLKPGRGAAPKPMMAAAE, from the coding sequence ATGCCACAATTCGACGAAACCGAGCTGACCGAAGCCGTCGTCGCGAGCTTCGACGATACGCCTGATCCGCGGCTCAAGCATCTGATGCGCGAACTGGTCCGTTCGCTGCACGACTATGTCCGCCGCACCGGCCTGACCTTCGAGGAGTGGCAGAAAACGATCGATTTCCTCACCCGTACCGGGCAGAAATGCACCCCGAGCCGGCAGGAGTTCATCCTGCTGTCGGACGTGCTCGGCGTCTCGATGCTGGTCGATGCGGTCAACCATCGCGAGCGCGGCGGCGCCACGGAGACCACGGTGCTGGGGCCGTTCTACGTCGGCGAGCACAAACCGATGCCGCATGGCGCCGATATTGCCGAAGGTGTCGAGGGCGAGCGGATGTATGTCCAGAGCCGTGTCACCGATCTTTCCGGCAATCCGTTGGCCGGCGTGCCGGTCGACGTCTGGCACGCCGATGACGACGGCTTCTATGATTCGCAGAAACAGTCCTACGCCGAGGAGGGCCCGTCATTGCGCGCGCGGTTCGTCACCGACGGCGACGGGCGGATCGCGTTCCGCACCATCCTGCCGTGCAGCTATCCGATCCCGATCGACGGTCCGGTCGGCGAACTGATCCTCGCCTCGCAGCGGCATCCGATGCGGCCGGCGCACGTGCATTTTCTGGTCGATGCGCCGGGCTACGAGCCGCTGATCACGCATGTGTTCATCGAGGGCGACAAATATCTCGAGTCCGACGCGGTGTTCGGCGTCAAGGACGACCTGATTTCGACCATTGAATTGCGCGATGATGCGGTGATGCCGGATGGCCGCGCGGCGTCGGGGCCGTGGCATTTGATGACCTATGAGTTCCGGCTGAAGCCGGGCAGGGGCGCGGCGCCGAAGCCGATGATGGCGGCGGCGGAGTGA
- a CDS encoding DMT family transporter: MPSANESSRRLTARHADHPLRGIALIVASTAFLACSDTMAKYLGRTLPPIEIGWIRFLVFLLIMLPVMLTSASPLRSARPKLQVLRALALVASSVLFITGLQFLPIAEASATSFVAPLFVTALSIVLLGEAIGIRRWAATAVGLLGVLIVIRPGSAAFNAAAIFPILSALTWAFTLILTRMISGADRVVVTMTFSALVGFVALSAMVPFVWVTPSWHDILIGVLVGLASTMGQWIVVLAYRYADASVLAPFTYSQLVWVTFLGFGVFGEIPDLWTFVGAAVIMASGIYTAHRERLRRKQPPVPAEPSPNP, translated from the coding sequence TTGCCATCCGCGAATGAATCGAGCCGTCGCCTGACCGCTCGCCATGCCGACCATCCGTTGCGCGGCATCGCGCTGATCGTCGCCTCGACGGCGTTTCTCGCCTGCTCCGACACGATGGCGAAATATCTCGGGCGCACGCTGCCGCCGATCGAGATCGGCTGGATCCGTTTCCTGGTATTTCTCCTGATCATGCTGCCGGTGATGCTGACGTCGGCGTCGCCATTGCGCTCGGCGCGGCCGAAGCTGCAGGTGCTGCGGGCGCTGGCGCTGGTGGCCTCGTCGGTGCTGTTCATCACCGGATTGCAGTTCCTGCCGATCGCGGAAGCTTCCGCGACATCGTTCGTGGCGCCGCTGTTCGTCACGGCGCTGTCGATCGTGCTGCTCGGCGAGGCGATCGGCATCCGCCGCTGGGCGGCGACCGCGGTGGGTCTGCTCGGCGTCCTGATCGTGATCCGCCCGGGCTCGGCGGCGTTCAACGCGGCGGCGATCTTTCCGATCCTGTCGGCGCTGACCTGGGCCTTCACCCTGATCCTCACCCGGATGATCAGCGGCGCCGACCGCGTCGTTGTCACCATGACGTTTTCGGCGCTGGTCGGCTTCGTGGCGCTCAGCGCGATGGTGCCGTTCGTGTGGGTGACGCCGAGCTGGCACGACATCCTGATCGGGGTGCTGGTCGGCCTCGCCTCGACCATGGGGCAGTGGATCGTCGTGCTGGCCTATCGCTACGCCGACGCCTCGGTGCTGGCGCCGTTCACCTACAGCCAGCTGGTCTGGGTGACGTTTCTCGGTTTCGGCGTGTTCGGCGAGATCCCCGACCTGTGGACCTTCGTCGGCGCCGCCGTGATCATGGCCAGCGGCATCTACACCGCACATCGCGAGCGGCTGCGCCGCAAGCAGCCGCCGGTGCCGGCCGAACCCAGCCCGAATCCGTGA
- a CDS encoding GGDEF domain-containing protein, whose product MIDYLHSRVAAARRVMSSTAGLIGSDYTSEEQAWEMLEGLFSPFAHALTATAIAITAWYNWHSHNSLASFAAVAVVGPTLSLRLLLAQRFRTRGPDARVSKWVRLFAIMSFVAAIGWGSSLSILIFTTEGLPLFAVFALICAPVQGASARAYAMPSVVILHISIVLGLVGIAATVFGIAIAIPFCLLYLWYQIGFVMELVALRRKMLKADHDRRQLLTQVTRYNADLASLNTQLSAFALTDGLTGVGNRRDFDDKLQRFLTGQTNATTPLALLLIDVDRFKRLNDTYGHLVGDQCLKLLATAIRCVVSRSGDVVARYGGEEFAAILPATDAATALAIAERIRRAIETMDLAGLPKLDERPTVSIGVGIAASGTTMLPHALIEIADAALYAAKQSGRNCVRHGAATRQPLRHIA is encoded by the coding sequence ATGATCGATTATCTCCACAGCCGCGTAGCCGCCGCGCGCCGCGTGATGTCGTCCACCGCCGGATTGATCGGATCCGACTACACGTCGGAAGAGCAGGCGTGGGAAATGCTGGAGGGGCTGTTCAGCCCGTTCGCCCATGCCCTGACGGCGACGGCGATCGCGATCACCGCGTGGTACAATTGGCATTCCCACAATTCGCTGGCGTCGTTTGCGGCGGTTGCTGTCGTCGGGCCGACATTGTCGTTGCGGCTTCTTCTGGCGCAGCGCTTCCGCACGCGCGGACCCGACGCGCGGGTCTCGAAATGGGTTCGCCTGTTCGCGATCATGAGCTTCGTCGCGGCGATTGGCTGGGGCTCCAGCCTGTCGATCCTCATCTTCACCACCGAGGGATTGCCGCTGTTCGCGGTTTTCGCGTTGATCTGCGCGCCGGTGCAGGGCGCCAGCGCGCGCGCTTATGCGATGCCGTCGGTCGTGATCCTCCATATCAGCATCGTGTTGGGCCTGGTCGGCATCGCGGCGACGGTGTTCGGGATCGCAATCGCCATCCCGTTCTGCCTTCTCTATTTGTGGTACCAGATCGGCTTCGTCATGGAGCTGGTCGCGCTGCGCCGGAAAATGCTGAAAGCCGACCACGACCGGCGTCAGTTGCTGACTCAGGTGACGCGCTACAATGCGGATCTCGCATCGCTGAACACCCAGCTTTCGGCGTTCGCGCTCACCGATGGTCTGACCGGCGTCGGCAACCGGCGGGATTTCGACGACAAGCTGCAGCGTTTCCTGACGGGCCAGACAAACGCGACGACACCACTGGCCCTTCTTCTGATCGACGTCGATCGCTTCAAACGGCTCAACGACACTTACGGGCATTTGGTCGGCGACCAATGCCTGAAACTGTTGGCGACCGCGATCAGATGCGTCGTGAGCAGGAGCGGAGACGTCGTCGCACGCTATGGCGGCGAGGAGTTCGCGGCGATCCTGCCGGCGACGGACGCGGCAACTGCCCTGGCGATCGCGGAACGTATCCGGCGCGCGATTGAAACCATGGACCTCGCCGGCCTGCCGAAATTGGACGAGCGGCCGACGGTGAGCATCGGCGTCGGCATCGCCGCTTCCGGAACGACGATGCTGCCGCACGCGTTGATCGAAATCGCCGACGCTGCTCTGTATGCGGCCAAGCAGAGCGGTCGCAATTGTGTCCGACATGGCGCCGCGACTCGCCAGCCGCTGCGCCACATCGCCTAG